The Chrysemys picta bellii isolate R12L10 chromosome 24, ASM1138683v2, whole genome shotgun sequence genomic interval AATAGCACAACCTCttcctccctggggcaggagaagCTGCCACGTCAGGGGACAACCACACTGTGGAAACAACTAGACAATGAAGCACCTTCTTAGTAGCTGAGAGGCGAGTCCAGGCAGGTTGCCCTTCCGGCTCCATGGGGTGGAGCGAGGTGAGGGACAGGAGAGGACGCATCAGGCGGCTGCCTGTCACTGCAGGAGCTAGTCCAGTTAACGAGCGGGGACGAAGGACAGAGCGGTTGGTCAGGGCCCAACGCACCAGCTTCGCTGGGCCAGGggaacccctcctgcagcagggatCCCCGGAGCCAGGCAGGGACGGGGATGCAGGCGAAGAGGAGAGCTCCCAGGAGGCACAGAGCCAGGCTCACAGCTTGCCCTGGGTGTAGTCGTAATACTCTGCGGAGAGAAAGGGGAGGTGGTGGCAGTGCAGCGAGGGGGCAGcccatggccctgccctgccGGATGTCAGAGGGATGCAAGGGCAGAGGGACCCCAACGCCGGGCCCGGAGCCGCCCAGCGAGGGCTGGGAGGGATTCGGCCTGGCCATGTGGGCCGTGGGAGCAGGGCCCaaggggagcaggcagggatAGCAGCAGGAAGGCTCCTGCCCTACAACGCTGTGCAGCAGGCTGGAGCTAATCTGCATTTACCGACCCTGCGCCTGGGCCTTGGGGCTGTTGTTGTCTGGATCCCTGACCCGGGGCCTgggcctttgacaggggaaggtgaGTTCTGTGTACATGGGCTGGGCCCATGGCATGGGACGTGGGAGGTTTAAGGCCTGTGCAAGCAGCCGGGGAGGTGGCAGTGACAGTGCTGCgaaggctggagggaggaggagtggggctgggccCCTCACAACCCCCGTCAGGCAGGGGGGAGCCACAAGGGGAAGGGGTTTGTCTGCGGCTGGAGGGGAGAGATGGCCACCCCTGCGGGCAGGAGCTGTGCCATGGGCAGGCTTGGGCGGGGAAGGACGTCCTTACCCACGGCCGGCGGGACGTCAGCTCCCACTGTCCCCGTGGCGCTGGGCGGTGGGGGCGGAGGGACCACTTTGCTGTGGAAACAAAGCGAGGGCAGGGGGTCAGCagcgatgggggggagggagctcccCATCCCCCGAAACAAGCCAAACCACTGCGGCCTGCAGGGACTAGTGGAGGGAACAGATTTGGGAGTCCTGGAGGCAGAGAGCCCAGGCAGAGAAGACCCTTGGGCTCACACAGTAGGAAGGCTGAGTCCGGCACTCCCACCCGCTCCTAAATCTCCTCCCCAACCCATGGTGTAGCCCATCTCCCAGTGATGCTTCACctgtcacccacccactcctaaatctcctctccccacccagggtgCTAGTTATTGTAGTAGCACCCATGGGCCTCAGCTAGTCGAggagccctgttgtgccaggtgctgcacatatacacacacacacacacactgttgtgtcagggtgctgcacacacacacacacacacacacatacacacactgttgTGTCAGGGTGCTGCACATACTGTTGTGCCAAGtgctgcacacacagacacacacacacagttgtgtCAGGGTGCTGTGCGCACGTGCACACAGGCACAAACACTGTTGTTCCAGGTGCTGCACACTGGGGCCAGCTCCAGGAGCCTCAGAGACGTGCCCAGGACAGGATGATATGGGCAGCCCGGCCCTCAGCCACCCTGCACAGGCcattcagacacacacacacgttgtgcGCACACACGCATGCGCGTGCGCACACACAGAGTGATAGCCACTCCCcgccccaaggagctcacagtGTGAACAGAGAAGGCaaagggcaggagagaggaaTGTTCCATCCCTACATTACAgctggggaaccgaggcacagagatgaTGTGACTATCCCAGCGTTACTCAGGGAGTCTGTGTCAGGGTCAGGGATCGAACCtggatctcctgaatcccacccCAGTGCCTAGCCACAAGGACATGAATGTCGAAGGTGCGGGTCTGGTTAGTTATATCTTATAAAATTAGCTGCCCCCTGAGGCCCCAGATCCCACTGTCCAGTTTCCCCGGCTGCTCTCCGTCACCCCTGGTGGCGAGGGCTGGGTGAAAACTGTTCGTGTAAACAGGATGCCCAAAAATTGGGTTTCTGCCCCAATGACTGTGTTCACGGCGCTCCCTGGGAAAATTCACGTTTTTGTTAAAAAACGGAAAGTCCCCAAACCAAACTTTTCTCTTTGTCTGTCCCTGCAGTGCCTTATGGGAGCTGCAGTTCGGTTTCCACATGCCCCCAATCCCTTCTGTGGGCCGAGCTATATCTCCCACAATGTACGGGGGGCCTCACACTCCCTTCTCTCCAGACAGGCCCCTGCTAGTGCCCAGACTGAGAGTTTAATACGTACCTTGGAatggctcccccaccccagtggcaGCAGCCTGTCCCCCCCTTgcacccctccctgcctccaCAGAAGGGACTGGCCCAGGGTCTgagtgggaggaggcagggcccagGAGCTGGTGAGTGAGGTCCATGGGATTCTAACCCGGTAGGAGCGGATGAAGTTAATTAAATGGGAGAATTTATTGGATTTCTTGGATTCCCTGCAGCTGGCTCCGCCCATCTCCCACTCTGATGCGATGGGCGTTTCCCACCTTCCCTGCTCGTTTGATAAACCCATCAGCCCCCTTCTCTGCCCATGGCACCAGCCTCTCCTCTCTCCGCTGGCCTGGGTCCACCTCCCCAGCGCTCAGCTTCCGGCTCCGTACGCCTCCTGTGGCTGGCTCCCCACTGACGGTGCATTCTCGTTACTCACTCGTCCTGAGTCCGGCCTGCTGGCGCTGGGTGCGGGTCCTGGCTGACGTGGCGTATGCTAGGGGGCTCCTGTGCCCATGCTGGAGGCTGCGCCAGGGGCTGCCATGGGGGGCCGGGAGTGGCGGTGGGGTATGGTGCGTAGTGGTGGTGGAATACCACATCTGCTTCTTCATCTTCAGTGTGGAGAGGGACCAGGTTCACCTGCAGGGAAGGAATAAAAGGCACCTTGGGGTGTCTCCTTGCCCCTGGCCATGATCACTATCCCTGAAGCTTTACCTGACTCTCGGTAACTGTGTTTAGAGAACTGATTCCTAAGCCCAGCAAGACGCCTCCACGCTCACAGGCTCTGCAGCTCACAGCTGGGCTTGCCGGACACTCTTACAGCTTACACCCGGTGaccctgatcatagaatcatagagtatcagggttggaagaaacctcaggaggttctagtccaaccccctgctcaaagcaggaccaaccccaactaaatcatcccagccagggctttgtcaagccgggccttaaaaacctctaaggatggagattccaccacctccctagggaacccattccagtgcttcaccaccctcctagtgaaatagtgtttcctaatatccaacctagacctcccccactgcaacttgagaccattgctccttgctctgtcatctaccaccactgagaacagtctagatccatcctctttggaaccccccttcaggtagttgaaggctgctatcgaaTCCCCCCTCACGCTTCtctttgcagactaaataagcccagttccctcagcctctcctcgtaagtcctGTGATCTCCTGCTGTAGCATGAGACTGTCATGGGGCCAGCAGTACCTTCCAGGAGCCCAGGCCAGGCCTTAGGGACACCCTGTGCGGTGACACTGGGCAGCATGGGCTGGAAGCTGGAGAACCAGAGGGAAAAAATCCCCTTTGTGTTTCAGAGACTGTCAGGCCGGCAGGTTCCCCAGTGATCACCCAGTCTGACCTGTACACCGTGGGCTCTAGGGATGAATTAATCCCTTCTTGAACTAGAacagagctttcagaaaaacatcccatcttgattttaaaaaggccagggatggagaatccaccccagtCCCTGGTAAGTCGTTCCGATGGCGTTCAGCACAGCTGAGTCCGTTCCTGCTCGGCCATGAGGGTCACGCCTCAGCCCGCTAGGCCCTGGGAGTCCCCTTGGCTCCCCAGGCGAGGGGCTGAGCTCCGCAGGCCTTTGGAGATGGAGGGCCTGAGCCAGCCAGGGAGCTCTGCCGTACAGCAGGCTCCTGTATTGGGGCTGCGGCCCacggctggctggcaggggcggCTGTATCCCATGCAAAGCGCTATGGTGCGTGAACACTCACGCTGCAGAGGGAAGCCCTTAAACGTCGTGAAATGCCACGTGCCGACGGCCCACCTTGTGCATTGCGCGGTGCCAGAGGCGGGGTGTGTGGCGGGGATGGGGCCGGGCTCCATTCACCACACGGCTCGGGCAGCGGAAGAGGCAGCTGCCTTGACTTGGGCGTTTCCTGACTTTTGAGCGCTCCTCTCTGCAGCCAGGCTGTTGGTTTCAGGTGTTCAGGGTGGGCCAGGGGAGCAGGTGCCTTCAGCCAAGCAGTGGGCCTGGGGGGTAGCTCCATGAGGAGAGCAGCTTTCCTTACAGCCCCCGGGGCTAGGATGTGGGGCTGGCGTTGGCCCCTTCCCAGCCATGCAGGTGGGGGAGCGAGCAGAGAATCCCTCGCGTGTTCCCAGCTGAGTTCTCtgttgctgtggggaggggaggagattgCAATTTGATTGACTGATTGATTTTAAATTGAGCGAGTCAGTGTTTATAAACTGGGCATCCTGCCAACTGGCATATCCTAAGTGTCACAAGGCAGGCCTGCCTTctagcaccctctgctggccaagCACGGCACTGCAGGTgctccctgcctcaatttccctcaCCAGGGCTTTGCCTCTCCTTGGGATTCCCATAGGTTAGCCGGCTGGCTGAGTCACCCCATTGGTCAATCCCCTTCTGGGGTGACAGAAGTCCAAACAAAAGGTGGTAGGCAGGGTTCCCGGGTCAGGCTCAGGGTTACCAAGACCACCCTGTTACAGCGAGCCTCCCCTTTTGGCTCTGCCCGTGCTCCAGTCACGCCACGCAGTATTTTAGCCTGTGGTTGCCCTTACCAGGCCCAGGCAGGCCCGTCTCAGAGTTAGCATTGTGGTGGGGGCCTGTGGAACTACTTCTCCCCCCGCAACCCTCAGCGTAACTGAGTCTCACCCCACCATGCAAAATGCAATGCCAttgaaatctgcagatgacaccagccTTGGTGGGGAGGTAAACAGTCATCAGGCCAGGGCAATTCTCCAGAACAGGCTGCATCGCCTGGAGAGCTGGGCTCACTTGAACGATGTGTGCGTTAATGCAGCCAAGTGCCAGGTCAAACATCTAGGGACAAGGAATGTGGGTCCCACTTACTGGGTAGGGGGGtacactggaaagcagtgactctgaatggGACTTTGGGGCCAGGGCAGAACACAGCTTaaagctaatgcgatcctgggctGTGTGAACAGGAGCATACAGAATGGGAGCAGGGTGGTGGTGTTACCTCCGTACACAACGTTGGGGAGACCATTACTGGCTCCTGGGTccggttctggtgtccacattttataAAGGATGTTGACACATTGGGAAAGAGGCACAAGAAGGATTCGGGGTCTGGCAAACCTGTCTCACGCTGAGAGCTATAGAAGCTCAGTCTAGGGTATCCAAGTGAAAGTTAACAGATGACTGGAccagtctataaataccttcCTGGAGAGCAGACGCTGCATTATGTTCTTTTGGTTCTAGGCATGTCCGCAGAACCTTATTGGTTTTTTCTACCAACGCCGTTGGATGTACCCCGTCAGACCCCTGGCTTTCCTATACCGTAACTTCTAAATTCAGCTGAGTCTGGTTTCTAAGGTCCCCTGAAAGTTTCCTgggtggagcaatttgtggggttACCTCACGTTTTAATCAAGAGCAATGTGTGTCTTTAATGCCGGCGAGTTCACCAAAGACATCCTGGCAATCTTCGCAAGTACGGGCCCTTCAAACTCAGCTGCTCCTGTAGCACAAAGTCAGATCTGCCTGCTACAGGGACAAAACCCAGGTGTTCCCTCCCATCCGCCCACAGAGGCtaagggagagggagctggagtcTGCTCCTCCTGGTGCATCATCCACAGAAATGGTAGCTAAGTTCCAGCCTCTTCCACCAGGGCAAgagccactgaagacaatggggctGCACAGGTGCCCTGGAGGGCCTGATTTGGTGTTAAAACTGGTGATGGAAAGCAAGGAAAGGACCCagcttgactctgggagcccaGGGGAGTTTACAGGCGGGAATCCTGCATCTTGCAGTCCCTCCTAGCCCTATGGGTCTATGAGGCTATAAGCTAGTAGAACATCCGTTTGATCTACTCGCTCACATCGGATCTGGAATCATCGAAACTACCCTCTTGGAGCCatttagtcacttttcagaacacAGCAGCCCTCTCCTCCGGCCCCCTGGCATGTACACCTCCCGAGTCAGCCTTCAACTCAGAGATCACACACTCACGCAGGACCCTGTCTCGTCCAGGCTACAGAGGGGTGGGAAGGAATCGGGGACATGACAGTTATTCAGCAACAAACACTGCCCACAGCTGCTGCGTCCTCCGAAAGGGAAACAACATTTGTTGCCCCTGTGGGAATGAAATATTAATCACTGTGCTTTGAATCAACTATTACATTCAATCCTTTGCAGGGCTGTTATGTTCAATAAATTGCTTCCATCCTCGTTGTTCAGTGAACGCGCAGCCCTGTGCACAGCCAGCCTGTGCACCAAGGGCCGCGCTTAcacccatgttgactggcattaaggAGCTGGTTCAGCCTGAAGCCCACACCAGAGGGGTGTCGATTCTAGTCTGCAGTAGTGTGTTGCGCACCGTCTGGCCTTAGTGCGTGCTAATGGCCTGTTTCAAATGGTAttgcactagggaactttcagTGCGCACCAGCAGCACTCACAAGGGCCTATTAGTGTGTAACACACTAGTGTGCACTAGACTTCACCCCCCTCTAGTGCGGACTAACTAataaaagaacttccttttatttgttttaaacctgctgccctttaatttcatttggtggcccctagttcttatattatgggaacaagtaaataacttttccttattcactttcttcacaccactcatgattttatatacctctgtcatatccccccttagtctccttttttccaagctgaaaagtcctagcctctttaatctctcctcatatgggacccgttccaaacccctaatcattttagttgcccttctctgaaccttttctaatgtcagtatatatcttttttgagatgaggagaccacatctgtacgcagtattcaagatgtgggcgtaccatggatttatataagggcaataagatattctccgtcttattctctatccctttttgaatgattcctaacaacctatttgcttttttgactgctgctgcacactgcgtggatgtcttcagagaactatccacgatgactccaagatctctttcctgattagttgtagctaaattagcccccatcatattactttacatttatccacattaaatttcatttgccattttgttgcccaatcacttagttttgtgagatctttttgaagttcttcacagtctgcttttaACCTCTCACTAACTCTCATTCCTtcttcttagctaataaacctttacttagtttactatagaattggctacaggggttgtctttggtgtaagatctagggtaccagttaatctggggtaagtgactgggctctcgggactggaaggaacctgaatgtggtgtgatttttgatgtaagtgaccatttatcccAAAGTCCAGTTTGCcggggtggcaagatagattggagagtccaaggggactgtctgtgactccatggtcaGACTGGGATAGTGATCcaggaattcacatttgttaccggcttggtgaaatctaattagagACCACACCACCAGCTAGGGGTGTCTGCCCTgatttctgacagtctgccctgaggcaggTGCTCATGGTTGTGGGCTATTTCGGACAGCGTGACAATCTCATCCCAGTCGGACACACCTacctgggcagcagcaggagctgggctgaaTCCAAAGGATGTCAGTGCAGCCATCGTCATGTTGTTCATGATCACCTGATGCATCTGGGCGTTTTGTATCATCATGAACTCTATCAGATCTGCCAAGGGGAAAAGAACAACCCCTCATTATAGAGCTGGGTGAGAACGAGAGAGCAAAGCCATTCAGTTGGAAGCAAAGGTCAGTTAGACTGACTAACGCCAAGCTATTTGCTGACTGTTGTGCACAGAGCGCCTAGAAGATCGATAAGAGGCTGTTAATCGTATTTTAGGAGACTTGGCCATTGCTTTGCTGTGTCAGGAATTCCTGTCACTGGTTTCAGGAATTGCAGCGGTCTGAGCAGATGTCAGCTGTGATCTCCTAAGAAAAGCATGAAGCAAGATGCTTCGAAACAGTCAACCCGTGGATGACCAGGGTTGGgaggcacctcgctaccacctgctCCTAGCATGAGGGAGGCTTGTCTGTGCTTGCAAGGGGTCAGCTCCCCACCGGCAACGGGCAACACAAGCCCTTGTCTCTCAACCTGCCCACTCTGCTGGTTAGCAACAGGCACACGCCCAGCCCCGAGCAtcccctggagtgtccagcccccGTTTCACTGGCCACTTGCAGAATTCCCAGATCCGCTGCTCCCAAAGGACCAGCACCCCAGATTACCAGAGACACCACGGGACCACCGCTCCTCTCAGCTCACAGCACTGGTTCATGGGGAAACCAAGTGTAAGCGTATTTAACAGTGATTCAAGTAATAGCAAGTGGGTAGAAGTGTTGGAAACAACTggttccatctttaaaaaaaaggtcaTAGCACGCCTTCTAGAGCTTAGACTTACCTAACAACCATTCCCCTGTCTCATACAGGTTAGCTCAACCAGACTCTTCCTCCCAGAGTTTAACAGACAGGCTGGCCCTGGCCCTCCATTCTGAAGACAAGCGTGCTGGCTGCCTGTCTGCTAGGTAGGTACCAGGTGTCTCTCTTCATTCTCCTGAGATaccagactaagggcttgtctacacttgaaatgctacagtggcacagctgcgccTCTAGTGCTCCGGTGTAGACACGAcctgcagcaatgggaggggtcctcctgttggcataggggAGCCGCCTCCTCACGAGATGCTAATCACTAgggccttgtttacactacacAGTTTCGTCAACGCAAGTTACGCAGACAATCAAAAACTGGTATAATGACACCACTTGTGCATGTTCCCATGACGCTCCTTCTGTTGGTGGAGCGtgtccacagttggtgctctagcattGACAgcgagagcagtgcactgtgggtagctatcccactgtgctactCGCCACCTACTCGCTGGGAAGATGCGAGATGAGATCTCCACGCCGaggaaacaggaagtggaatttcaaaaattcccaggcctttaaagggggaggggtgaatgCCTGCTACCTGGGTGCAGAGCAGCGGAGtttgaactgctgaccagagcagtcaggatgggcattgtgggacacctcctggaggccatgtACAGTGACATAGCCAAGTGCGGTGTCTACACACTAACACTTTGTGCTGCAAAAAGTTCTACGCTTCtcgtcaaggtggttttattttgtcggcaaagcAGCAGAGTATTGTCAGaaggagcattgcagtgtgtGCACCGCCACTGTTTTGTCGATGAAAcagcttttgtcgacaaaactgtgtagtgtagacaaggcctaggtcaagggaagaattcttccatcaagctATCATAGTATCATAgatgattagggttggaagagacctcaggaggtcatctagtccaatcccctgctcaaagcaggaccaaccccaactaaatcatcccagccaaggctttgtcaagtcaggccttaaaaacctctaaggatggagattccaccacctccctaggtaacccattccagagcttcaccaccctcctagtgaaatagtgtttcctaatatccaacctagacctcccccactgcaacttgagaccattgctccttgttctgtgtaGAACTGCCTACActggggggttaggttggcttaccTACACCGCTCAGGGTGTAGGTCGAATTCTTTGATCTCAGTCATAAACAGGACAAcctcctgctgtttgtttcttcctGCAGATTTCATGATCTCTCCTTGACTAGACAATCTTGATTAGCTCATGGCACCAGATGCAGATCGACTTATGTTGTAAGACACCCAAAGGTCAGCCAGGGAGAGAGAAGCGTCTCCTACCCCCTGCCTGAACCGAATCTGTTTATCACCTTCAGATGACCTGTCTGAACTTACACACCTTCAGAGCATAGTTTTCAGTATGGCTACATATCTCCTTAAATATCGCCCGTACATACATCTCCCAGTGACTAGGACGACCAGCGCTTTACTGGCTGTTGGTAGAGACGTCACTGCCATGCTTTGCCATACTGTTGTGTAGGCATTAGACCCAAGGTATCCCTGTAAACCTCTAGGCAGCCTCTATGCCCACTACAAGTTGGCACCAAGCAGGCTCAGGGTCACGAGTACCTGCTTTGAAGGGGATGACGTGCGCTGTTTGGTTTCTTTCGGATGGATAAAGATGTCCGTTTAAACCATTGTTCTGGTGGGTTTTTAGCATGAGAATTTCAGCCTGAGTATTTGTTAGCGTTGCTGAACTTGCAGGGAAGGTTTTGTGTTTTAGTCTCCTACCTTCTCGGACATGTCCTGGCCTTACGGGCTGAGTGAAAGGAGACAGGATCCCAGGGATCTGCTGAAATATTGTCATCGGCTGCTGGGGAATCTAGAAAATAATGCAGAGAGCAACTAATGTGAGaaggctgcggggtggggggaacgattggggggaggaagggctgggagtgagggggccattgggggaggcagggctgggattgggggggtgattgggcagaggcagggctgggggttggggggccgCACCCCACCCCTCTGGAGGGCGAGCCCCACACTGAGCGCGGagctggcctgctgcagcctgccagctagggtgaccagatgagatgaagaaaatattgggacaacccggggcgggggggggggaaggcggggggcaaaaaaaaaaaagccgagtgctgccggtggagcaaaatatcgggacaaacagCAAAAAattgggacggtcccgattttatcgggacgtctggtcaccctactgccagcACATGCATGTCTGGGAGGTCTCAGCACGGGGCAGCCCTCGATGACCCTCTGCCCTCGCAGGCAAGGGCTCCGGACAGGGCCTCGCACCCTGCAAAGCCAAGAGCAGTCACGGGGGAGTCTCACAAGGAGCCTAGTCCCAGCCCAAACCTCCCCCCCAACCGCCCCTcatcccacctccctcaccccaatcccAACCCCCACTCATCCCacctcaccccaactcccccctcaccccaatcccACCCGACTCCCAGCCTCACCTCACCCCAATCCCACCCGACTCCCAACCTCACCTCACCCCAATCCCCCACTCCCACTTCATTCCAacccccctcaccccaatcccAACCCCCCTCGttctccctcaccccaactcccccctcaccccaatcccAACCCCCACTCATCCCACCTCACCCCAATCCCAGCCTCACCTCATCCCAACCCCCCACTGCCACCTCATCCCAacccccctcaccccaatcccaactcccccctcaccccaatcccAACCCCCACTCATCCCACCTCACCCCAATCCCAACCTCACCTCATCCCAATCTCCCTCGCCCCAATCCCAACTCCCCTCACCCCAATCCCAACCCCCACTCATCCCACCTCACCCCAATCCCAGCCTCACCTCATCCCAATCCCCCTCGCCCCAATCCCAACTCCCCCTCATTCTCCTttaccccaactcccccctcaccccaatcccaacccccccatcccacctcacccccccaactccccccctcaccccaatcccACCCGACTCCCAGCCTCACCTCACCCCAATCCCACCCAACTCCCAACCTCACCTCACCTCaatcccccactcccacctcatTCCAACCCCGCTCACCCCAATCCCAACCCCCTTCGttctccc includes:
- the PRR29 gene encoding proline-rich protein 29, coding for MNLGAAEAWGETPPRVQIIQQPIPQQPMTIFQQIPGILSPFTQPVRPGHVREDLIEFMMIQNAQMHQVIMNNMTMAALTSFGFSPAPAAAQVNLVPLHTEDEEADVVFHHHYAPYPTATPGPPWQPLAQPPAWAQEPPSIRHVSQDPHPAPAGRTQDDKVVPPPPPPSATGTVGADVPPAVEYYDYTQGKL